The following proteins are encoded in a genomic region of Microcoleus sp. FACHB-68:
- the bioD gene encoding dethiobiotin synthase, which yields MNALLITGTDTDAGKTVLTAALAAYRQTYCTSQTLGIMKPIQSGVGDRELYGRWFSSEQSLEEITPLFFQAPLAPPIAAEREGRRVELEQVWPAFEALRRRFDFVLVEALGGLGSPITHELTVADLARDWRIPTVLVVPVKLGAIAQAVANVALARLAGVHLKGIVLNCVQPRTEQEIADWAPADLVSSLTQMPVLGCLPYLDDPTDRAKLAQVASHLELERFMPVANAFSLSPGNTSRAAG from the coding sequence ATGAATGCACTTCTGATTACTGGAACAGATACAGATGCCGGTAAAACTGTTTTGACGGCGGCTTTAGCTGCTTACCGGCAGACTTATTGCACTTCCCAAACCCTGGGAATTATGAAGCCTATTCAGTCGGGGGTGGGCGATCGCGAACTGTACGGGCGTTGGTTTTCCTCTGAGCAATCTTTAGAAGAAATCACGCCTTTATTTTTTCAGGCACCTTTAGCACCGCCGATCGCAGCGGAACGGGAAGGACGGCGGGTGGAGTTAGAACAGGTTTGGCCGGCTTTTGAAGCGCTGCGACGCCGGTTTGATTTTGTGCTGGTGGAAGCGCTGGGGGGGCTGGGATCGCCGATTACGCACGAATTGACTGTGGCAGATTTGGCCAGAGATTGGCGAATTCCGACGGTTTTAGTGGTGCCGGTGAAATTGGGGGCAATCGCGCAAGCGGTTGCCAATGTTGCTTTAGCCAGACTTGCCGGTGTTCATCTCAAAGGTATTGTCCTCAATTGCGTCCAACCTCGCACAGAGCAAGAAATTGCGGATTGGGCACCGGCTGATCTGGTGAGTTCCTTAACTCAGATGCCGGTTTTAGGCTGCTTGCCTTACTTGGATGATCCAACAGATCGGGCCAAACTCGCCCAAGTTGCCTCGCATTTAGAGCTTGAACGGTTCATGCCGGTGGCAAATGCCTTCAGCTTGTCCCCTGGTAACACAAGTCGGGCTGCCGGTTGA
- the ppc gene encoding phosphoenolpyruvate carboxylase, which produces MSSLLHSSDQAISVTSTDLFLRHRLKVVEDLWESVLRSECGQEFVDLLRRLRDLCSPEGQAPDFMESEVLSIVEKLDLNDAIRAARAFALYFQLINIVEQHYEQREQQLAQAGGKGVGSQIFPKPEVEAHSGGPEADLLEKSWHEPSQRRRDIGTFDTLFPRLQSLNVPPKQIQKLIERLDIRLVFTAHPTEIVRQTMRAKQRRIAKILQQLDQQEENTTTLPDPALLMANAEASVTGVSSWEAQLLDEQLTEEIRLWWRTDELHQFKPTVLDEVEYTLHYFNEVLFDVLPKLYQRLKHSLQVSFPYLQPPRHSFCNFGSWVGADRDGNPSVTPQITWQTACYQRHVVLEKYAQSLRQLTELLSLSLHWSDVLPELLESLEQDRQQMPEIYEQLAIRYRQEPYRLKLSYVLKRLENTRDRNWRLYNGDDWQRQIREIPAVPTYRSGNDFLAELRMIQRNLSATGLSCRELETLICQVEIYGFTLAHLDMRQESSRHSDTISEIAEYLQVLPKCYNELSESERTLWLATELQTRRPLIPTELPFSEKTNEAVETFRILRALQQEFGPEICQTYVISMSHEASDLLEVLLLAKEAGLYDPATGISTLQVVPLFETVEDLKRAPAVMTSLFELPLYRAMLAGGYERWKKENEESQLKQESTVLNSQFSNQNSLQEVMLGYSDSNKDSGFLSSNWEIHKAQKALQNIAEPYGIGLRIFHGRGGSVGRGGGPAYEAILAQPCNSIGGRIKITEQGEVLASKYTLADLAIYNLESISAAVIQASLLGTGFDDIQPWNEIMEELSARSRSHYRDLIYEQPDFIEFFHQVTPIDEISQLQISSRPARRSSGKKELSNLRAIPWVFSWTQTRFLLPSWYGVGTALQSFLNEQPEEHMKLLRYFYFKWPFFKMVISKVEMTLSKVDLQIAHHYVRELAKSEDQARFEALFEQIASEYHLTRDLVLTITGHKRLLDGDPVLQRSVQLRNGTIVPLGLLQVSLLKRLRQHSTSSVPGVIHSRYSKAELLRGALLTINGIAAGMRNTG; this is translated from the coding sequence ATGAGTTCGCTACTCCACTCCTCAGATCAGGCTATCAGCGTCACCTCAACCGACCTGTTCTTGCGACATCGCCTCAAAGTCGTGGAGGACTTATGGGAGTCTGTACTGCGATCCGAGTGTGGTCAGGAATTCGTAGACTTGTTGAGACGCCTGCGCGATCTGTGTTCCCCGGAAGGTCAAGCGCCCGATTTTATGGAATCGGAAGTCTTAAGCATTGTAGAAAAACTTGATCTCAATGATGCCATTCGAGCCGCCCGCGCCTTTGCCCTGTACTTCCAGCTGATCAATATCGTCGAACAGCACTATGAGCAACGAGAGCAACAGCTCGCCCAAGCCGGCGGCAAAGGAGTCGGATCTCAAATATTCCCCAAACCTGAAGTAGAAGCTCACAGTGGTGGCCCAGAAGCCGATTTACTCGAAAAAAGCTGGCACGAACCCAGCCAGCGACGCCGGGACATTGGCACCTTCGACACCCTATTTCCCAGGTTACAAAGCCTTAACGTGCCACCGAAACAGATCCAGAAATTGATCGAGCGTCTGGATATTCGGTTAGTGTTTACCGCTCACCCCACGGAAATTGTCCGCCAGACAATGCGGGCCAAGCAGCGGCGCATTGCCAAGATTCTGCAACAGCTTGACCAACAAGAGGAAAACACGACCACGTTGCCTGATCCGGCCCTGCTCATGGCCAACGCGGAAGCTAGCGTCACGGGGGTTTCTTCTTGGGAAGCCCAACTCCTGGACGAACAGCTGACCGAAGAAATCCGGCTTTGGTGGCGTACCGACGAGCTGCATCAGTTTAAACCAACCGTGCTTGATGAAGTAGAATACACCCTCCACTACTTCAACGAAGTCCTGTTTGATGTGCTGCCCAAACTCTATCAGCGCCTGAAGCATTCATTGCAGGTGTCCTTCCCCTATTTGCAGCCACCGCGTCACAGCTTCTGTAATTTCGGTTCTTGGGTTGGCGCAGATCGAGACGGCAACCCTTCAGTCACACCGCAAATTACTTGGCAAACGGCTTGCTATCAGCGCCATGTCGTTTTAGAAAAATACGCCCAGTCGCTGCGGCAGCTAACGGAGCTGTTGAGCTTGTCACTGCACTGGAGCGATGTTTTGCCAGAACTGCTGGAGTCGTTGGAACAAGACCGGCAGCAAATGCCAGAAATTTATGAGCAGCTAGCCATTCGCTATCGGCAGGAACCCTACCGTTTAAAACTTTCTTACGTGCTCAAGCGGTTGGAAAACACCCGTGATCGCAACTGGCGTCTGTATAACGGTGATGATTGGCAGCGGCAAATTCGGGAAATCCCCGCCGTCCCCACTTACCGCTCTGGCAACGACTTTTTGGCAGAATTACGGATGATTCAGCGTAACCTCTCCGCCACAGGTTTGAGCTGTCGCGAATTGGAAACGCTCATTTGTCAGGTGGAAATTTACGGGTTTACTTTGGCGCACCTGGATATGCGTCAAGAATCATCCCGTCACAGCGACACTATTAGCGAAATTGCTGAATACTTGCAAGTTTTGCCAAAGTGTTATAACGAATTGTCAGAATCAGAGCGCACGCTGTGGCTGGCAACTGAGTTGCAAACACGGCGACCGTTAATCCCAACTGAGCTGCCGTTTAGCGAAAAAACGAACGAGGCGGTTGAAACCTTCCGCATTTTACGAGCGCTTCAGCAAGAGTTTGGCCCAGAAATCTGCCAAACCTACGTGATTAGCATGAGCCATGAGGCTAGCGACTTGTTAGAAGTGTTGCTACTGGCGAAGGAAGCCGGTCTTTACGATCCGGCCACCGGCATTAGCACCCTTCAAGTTGTGCCCTTATTTGAAACGGTAGAAGACCTCAAACGCGCGCCGGCAGTGATGACAAGTCTGTTTGAGTTGCCGCTGTATCGCGCCATGCTTGCCGGCGGCTATGAGAGATGGAAAAAGGAGAATGAAGAGAGCCAACTCAAGCAAGAGTCAACCGTTTTGAATTCTCAATTCTCAAATCAGAATTCTCTGCAAGAGGTGATGCTGGGCTACTCTGACAGCAATAAAGATTCAGGATTTCTTAGCAGCAACTGGGAGATTCATAAAGCTCAAAAAGCCTTACAAAATATTGCTGAGCCGTATGGAATTGGGTTGCGAATCTTCCACGGACGCGGGGGTTCTGTTGGGCGGGGTGGTGGCCCTGCTTATGAGGCGATTTTGGCGCAACCTTGCAACAGTATTGGCGGACGAATCAAAATTACTGAACAGGGGGAAGTTTTAGCATCAAAATATACTCTGGCCGATTTAGCAATTTACAACTTAGAAAGCATTTCCGCTGCGGTCATTCAAGCAAGTTTGCTAGGCACCGGCTTTGATGATATCCAGCCTTGGAATGAAATTATGGAAGAGTTGTCGGCGCGTTCACGATCTCACTATCGTGATTTGATATACGAGCAACCCGATTTCATCGAGTTCTTCCATCAAGTGACCCCCATCGACGAAATCAGCCAGTTGCAAATATCTTCGAGGCCGGCACGTCGCAGCAGCGGTAAAAAAGAGCTATCTAATTTACGGGCAATTCCTTGGGTGTTTAGCTGGACGCAAACCCGTTTCCTCCTCCCCTCTTGGTATGGAGTCGGCACGGCGCTGCAAAGCTTTTTGAACGAGCAACCAGAGGAGCACATGAAACTGTTGCGCTACTTTTACTTTAAATGGCCTTTCTTCAAAATGGTCATTTCCAAGGTAGAAATGACGCTATCTAAAGTAGATTTGCAAATCGCTCATCACTACGTGCGCGAACTAGCAAAATCTGAAGATCAAGCTCGCTTTGAAGCGCTATTTGAACAAATTGCGAGTGAATACCATCTCACTCGCGATTTAGTGCTGACGATCACGGGACACAAGCGACTTTTGGATGGCGATCCGGTTCTCCAACGTTCGGTGCAGCTGCGTAATGGAACGATTGTTCCCCTTGGTTTGTTGCAAGTTTCTTTGTTAAAACGTTTGCGCCAGCACAGCACGAGTTCGGTTCCTGGTGTGATCCACTCGCGCTATAGCAAAGCGGAATTACTGCGAGGTGCGCTGTTAACAATTAACGGCATTGCTGCCGGGATGCGGAATACAGGTTGA
- a CDS encoding tandem-95 repeat protein: MSTSNGTSGNDFVLGTTDVDNLQALAGDDLVLGLDEKDQAEGGPGQDFLDGNIGDDTIFGGSGSDTVRGGKNNDNLFAEAGNDTVLGDLGNDTGLGEVGRDILFGNQGLDWLAGNEDNDSLHGGKGNDTLRGGRDNDQLLGELDDDVLAGDLGDDVGSAGTGTDILFGNQGADWLGGNEQNDSLYGGKENDTLHGGQDNDQLFGELDDDVLAGDLGDDIALGEVGNDYVFGNQGADWVAGNEGNDTIYGGMDNDTGHGGKDNDMVCGDLGDDVMHGDLGDDLVCGGAGTDVLYGNEGNDWIGGNENEDTLHGGIGNDSLFGGMENDFIYGEEGNDVLAGDIGADTVYGGNGNDSFIIGRRNDVPGYRTTGGPELSDADWFLDFGSDDVISLIGGLTAAELNIFAGTEAYAGYTIIQDNVLGEYLAIIRGTQPNSFVRDTYQLTYRPTSAPADDGDGSPADGGDGSPVVPLPVDSGGGTPGGGGVIPGGGGGTPGGGGGTPGGGGTPGGGGTPGGGGTPSGNTAPVAVADAVTTDEDVPVTLPNVLINDTDADGNPLTITGSTNPANGTVVNNGDGTFVYTPTANFNGTDSFNYTVSDPQGATAAGTVTITVNPINDAPVASAGNAFTTTEDTPVQIPNLLANITDPDGDPLTVTQIGTPQNGTLTPNEDGTYTYTPTPNFNGTDSFTYTVSDGKGGTTTNTVTINVGDQNDGPVAVADAVTTDEDVPVTLPNVLTNDTDGDGGVLTITGITNPANGTVVNNGDGTFVYTPAANFNGTDSFNYTVSDPQGTTDTGTVTITVNPINDAPAFTGDNGFTTNENTPVQIPNLLTNFTDPDGDPVTVTQIGVPQNGTLTPNEDGTYTYTPAPNFSGTDSFTYTVSDGKGGTTTNTVTIDVADGGGTPPVNAAPVAVADAVATDEDVPVTIPNVLINDTDADGDALTITGNTNPANGTVVSNGDGTFVYTPAPNFNGTDSFNYTVSDPQGATAAGTVTITVNPVNDAPTISDVADQFTTPDTPTGPIPFTIGDVDTELANLTVTATSSNPALVADADITLIGTGPERKVTVTPIAGQVGTTTITLAVSDGVTTTTDTFNLAVYTPIAPNDITRKVLLSSPLQITPAELLANDIDPIGQGLTITAVSDAVNGTVAMDPQTGLITFQAIRDFSGIGSFTYTVQDSNGGTATATVTVPITPVVELASIATNTNVPVGTGGFPINGETPGDNAGNSVSGIGDLNGDGLTDMIVATNQADPDGLVNAGKAYVVYGKADPAPINLTDVNAGIGGFAISGEAENDQAGHEVSGATDFNGDGVVDVIIGARYADVGALGNAGKAYIVYGKTDGTPVPLTQVAAGTGGAVLLGQAGADQLGNSVSEAGDVNGDGIGDVIIGAPSAAVGATISTGKSYVVFGRANGTAPSISDVVAGIGGFVINGEAIDDQSGQSVRSAGDVNGDGLADVIVGAPLADAAGVNDSGKAYVVFGKADGTAVSLANVTAGTGGFVINGIDPGTRAGRSVSGAGDVNGDGFSDLVIGARGTNNTAAGNSYVVFGKAEGTAVNLTAVEAGTGGFVINGEPTNDTTGRPVRSAGDINADGLADIILGASIADVNGPQSGKAYVIFGKTGTEALNLNEVATGMGGFAINGESPQDLAGTGVRRAGDVNGDGFLDVIVGAPGTTPNNAAGRSYVVHGGDFTGSVTQQGGAGADVLTGTAAADVLVGGGGNDTLTGAGGADVLYGGPGNDILGVSDGSFIRVDGGTGTDTLRLDGAGFNLDLAAISNIRMSSIEQIDLTGAATNSLGLTRLELFALTDTNKQLIVNGIAGNVVSLQDQGWTLAGQSALNGITYNQYSNGNASLLMDTDITVQNFNQNAAV; this comes from the coding sequence ATGTCAACGAGCAACGGCACATCTGGTAACGATTTTGTTTTAGGCACTACAGATGTAGATAATCTTCAAGCGCTAGCCGGCGACGATCTAGTTTTGGGGCTAGATGAAAAAGACCAAGCTGAAGGCGGCCCAGGTCAGGACTTTCTCGATGGCAACATCGGCGACGATACCATATTCGGGGGTTCTGGAAGCGATACGGTGCGAGGCGGGAAAAATAACGATAATCTATTTGCTGAAGCTGGCAATGACACCGTCTTGGGCGACTTGGGGAACGACACCGGCTTAGGTGAAGTTGGACGCGATATTCTGTTTGGCAACCAAGGTTTAGATTGGCTGGCTGGCAACGAAGACAACGATAGCCTGCATGGTGGCAAAGGAAACGATACCCTGCGCGGGGGTAGAGACAATGACCAGTTGCTTGGTGAACTTGATGATGACGTACTTGCCGGCGATCTCGGTGACGACGTTGGATCAGCCGGCACCGGCACCGATATTCTGTTTGGCAACCAAGGTGCCGACTGGCTAGGTGGCAATGAACAGAACGATTCCCTCTATGGCGGCAAAGAAAATGACACGCTGCATGGCGGTCAAGACAATGACCAGTTATTTGGCGAACTAGATGATGACGTACTCGCCGGCGATCTAGGGGACGACATCGCTTTGGGTGAGGTCGGCAACGATTATGTATTTGGCAACCAAGGTGCTGATTGGGTTGCTGGCAACGAAGGCAACGATACCATCTATGGCGGTATGGATAATGATACCGGCCACGGGGGTAAAGATAACGACATGGTCTGTGGCGATCTCGGCGATGACGTGATGCATGGCGACTTGGGAGATGACCTCGTTTGCGGGGGTGCCGGCACAGATGTCTTATATGGCAACGAAGGCAACGACTGGATCGGCGGTAACGAAAATGAGGATACACTTCATGGCGGCATCGGCAATGACTCCTTGTTCGGCGGGATGGAAAATGACTTCATCTATGGCGAAGAAGGTAATGACGTACTCGCCGGCGATATCGGTGCAGATACAGTCTACGGCGGCAATGGCAATGACTCGTTTATTATTGGCCGGCGCAACGATGTTCCAGGCTATCGCACCACCGGCGGCCCGGAACTCTCTGACGCAGACTGGTTCCTCGACTTTGGCAGCGATGACGTTATTTCATTGATAGGCGGTTTGACAGCAGCCGAACTAAATATCTTTGCCGGCACTGAGGCATACGCCGGCTATACGATTATTCAAGATAATGTTCTCGGCGAATATTTAGCCATTATCAGAGGCACCCAGCCAAACTCTTTCGTCCGCGACACTTACCAGTTGACTTACCGGCCTACCTCAGCACCGGCTGACGATGGTGACGGAAGTCCGGCTGACGGTGGTGACGGAAGTCCTGTTGTTCCACTGCCAGTTGATAGCGGTGGCGGTACACCAGGTGGTGGTGGGGTTATACCGGGCGGTGGCGGCGGTACACCAGGCGGCGGTGGCGGTACACCAGGCGGTGGCGGTACACCAGGCGGTGGCGGCACACCAGGCGGTGGCGGTACACCAAGCGGAAATACTGCCCCAGTTGCTGTAGCTGATGCGGTGACGACAGATGAAGATGTGCCGGTGACTCTGCCGAACGTGTTAATCAATGACACGGATGCTGATGGCAATCCCCTCACAATTACCGGCAGCACCAATCCGGCGAACGGCACCGTGGTCAATAACGGCGACGGCACGTTTGTGTACACACCGACAGCCAACTTTAACGGCACGGATAGCTTTAATTACACAGTGTCAGACCCTCAAGGGGCCACAGCAGCCGGCACAGTCACAATTACCGTCAATCCAATCAATGATGCGCCGGTTGCCTCAGCTGGCAATGCTTTTACCACAACCGAAGACACGCCAGTTCAGATTCCTAACCTGTTAGCGAATATCACAGATCCCGACGGTGATCCCCTAACTGTGACCCAGATCGGGACGCCACAAAATGGCACTTTGACTCCCAATGAGGATGGCACCTATACATACACCCCAACACCGAATTTCAACGGGACAGACAGCTTCACCTACACCGTTTCAGATGGCAAGGGTGGCACAACCACTAACACGGTAACGATTAATGTTGGCGACCAAAATGATGGCCCGGTTGCTGTAGCCGATGCGGTGACGACTGATGAAGATGTGCCGGTGACTCTGCCGAACGTGTTAACCAATGACACGGATGGTGACGGCGGCGTCCTCACAATTACTGGCATCACCAACCCGGCGAACGGCACTGTGGTGAATAACGGCGACGGCACCTTTGTTTACACACCGGCAGCCAATTTTAACGGCACCGATAGCTTTAATTACACAGTTTCTGACCCTCAGGGCACGACAGACACCGGCACAGTCACAATTACCGTCAATCCAATCAATGATGCGCCGGCTTTTACAGGTGACAATGGGTTCACCACAAACGAAAACACGCCGGTACAAATTCCAAATCTCTTAACCAATTTCACCGATCCCGACGGCGATCCCGTAACGGTGACCCAGATCGGAGTGCCACAAAATGGTACCCTGACTCCCAATGAGGATGGCACCTATACCTACACCCCAGCACCGAATTTCAGCGGGACAGACAGCTTCACCTACACGGTTTCAGATGGTAAGGGCGGCACAACGACTAACACGGTAACGATTGATGTTGCTGATGGTGGCGGCACACCCCCTGTAAACGCCGCCCCAGTTGCTGTAGCTGATGCGGTGGCGACTGATGAAGATGTGCCCGTGACGATTCCGAACGTCTTAATCAATGACACGGATGCTGATGGCGATGCCCTCACAATTACCGGCAACACCAATCCGGCGAACGGCACTGTGGTGAGTAACGGCGACGGCACGTTTGTTTACACACCGGCTCCTAACTTTAACGGCACGGATAGCTTTAATTACACAGTGTCCGACCCTCAAGGGGCCACAGCAGCCGGCACCGTCACAATTACCGTCAATCCGGTTAATGATGCGCCAACGATTAGCGATGTCGCTGACCAATTTACCACTCCAGACACTCCCACTGGGCCGATTCCATTCACTATCGGTGATGTGGATACTGAACTGGCGAATTTAACCGTCACCGCGACTTCTTCCAATCCGGCTTTGGTGGCAGATGCCGATATTACACTGATCGGCACCGGCCCTGAGCGCAAGGTGACAGTGACTCCAATTGCCGGCCAAGTGGGCACCACCACCATCACACTCGCTGTTAGCGACGGGGTGACAACGACAACCGATACATTTAATCTGGCAGTTTATACGCCAATTGCGCCTAATGACATTACCCGGAAGGTGTTGTTAAGTAGCCCCTTGCAAATTACTCCTGCAGAACTGCTGGCTAACGACATCGATCCCATCGGCCAAGGACTGACGATTACTGCCGTGTCCGATGCTGTCAATGGCACGGTAGCTATGGACCCACAAACTGGGCTGATTACTTTCCAGGCAATTAGGGATTTTTCGGGAATCGGCTCTTTTACCTACACCGTGCAAGATAGCAATGGGGGCACGGCAACAGCGACAGTCACAGTACCGATTACTCCTGTAGTAGAGTTGGCTTCAATTGCTACAAACACGAACGTGCCGGTGGGAACCGGCGGCTTTCCCATTAACGGCGAAACACCCGGAGACAATGCCGGTAATTCGGTGAGCGGCATCGGGGATCTCAATGGTGATGGCCTTACAGACATGATTGTTGCCACGAACCAAGCCGACCCCGACGGCTTGGTTAATGCCGGCAAAGCTTATGTGGTTTATGGCAAGGCAGATCCCGCTCCAATTAATTTAACCGATGTCAATGCCGGCATCGGCGGCTTTGCCATCAGCGGCGAGGCGGAAAATGACCAAGCCGGTCATGAGGTCAGTGGGGCGACGGATTTCAATGGCGATGGTGTTGTCGATGTGATTATCGGCGCTCGCTATGCTGACGTTGGTGCCCTTGGCAATGCCGGCAAAGCTTATATTGTCTACGGAAAGACAGACGGCACCCCTGTTCCTTTAACCCAAGTGGCAGCCGGCACCGGCGGCGCAGTTCTCTTAGGTCAGGCGGGAGCCGATCAGCTCGGCAATTCCGTGAGTGAGGCAGGGGATGTCAATGGCGATGGCATTGGAGATGTAATTATCGGTGCACCCAGCGCGGCTGTTGGTGCAACTATCTCTACTGGGAAATCCTATGTGGTATTTGGTAGAGCAAATGGCACTGCACCCTCAATTAGCGATGTTGTTGCCGGTATTGGCGGTTTTGTGATCAACGGCGAAGCGATCGATGATCAGTCAGGTCAGTCTGTCAGGTCAGCGGGGGATGTCAATGGCGACGGCCTAGCTGATGTGATTGTGGGTGCTCCGTTGGCCGATGCCGCCGGCGTGAATGACTCTGGCAAAGCCTACGTGGTTTTTGGTAAAGCTGATGGGACGGCGGTGAGTCTGGCTAATGTGACAGCCGGCACTGGCGGCTTTGTGATCAACGGCATAGACCCAGGCACCCGTGCCGGTCGCTCCGTAAGTGGCGCTGGAGATGTCAATGGCGATGGTTTTTCTGACCTAGTCATCGGTGCTCGTGGTACTAACAATACGGCTGCCGGCAATTCTTATGTGGTGTTTGGTAAGGCAGAGGGGACAGCCGTCAATCTCACTGCCGTGGAAGCCGGTACCGGCGGCTTTGTTATCAACGGTGAGCCAACGAATGACACCACAGGGCGTCCGGTGCGGTCGGCAGGGGATATTAACGCAGATGGCCTTGCTGATATTATTTTGGGCGCGAGTATTGCGGATGTAAATGGCCCTCAATCTGGGAAAGCCTACGTGATCTTCGGCAAAACTGGCACTGAGGCGCTTAACTTGAATGAAGTGGCTACCGGCATGGGCGGGTTTGCCATTAACGGGGAGTCGCCGCAAGACTTGGCCGGTACTGGAGTCAGGCGGGCCGGAGATGTCAATGGCGATGGCTTCTTGGATGTGATTGTGGGTGCTCCAGGGACGACCCCGAACAATGCTGCAGGAAGATCCTACGTGGTTCATGGGGGCGATTTTACCGGCTCTGTGACCCAGCAGGGAGGTGCCGGTGCTGATGTTCTCACCGGCACGGCGGCGGCGGATGTTCTCGTTGGTGGTGGCGGCAACGATACCCTCACGGGTGCCGGCGGTGCGGATGTTCTCTATGGTGGCCCTGGTAATGACATTCTGGGAGTCAGCGATGGCAGTTTCATTCGTGTCGATGGTGGCACCGGCACCGATACCCTGCGCCTTGATGGAGCCGGTTTCAATCTCGACTTGGCAGCGATTTCTAATATTCGGATGTCTAGCATTGAGCAAATTGATCTCACGGGTGCTGCCACCAACAGCTTGGGACTGACTCGTCTGGAACTTTTCGCTCTGACGGATACCAACAAGCAGCTCATTGTTAATGGCATTGCGGGTAATGTGGTGAGCTTACAGGATCAAGGCTGGACGCTTGCCGGTCAAAGTGCCCTGAATGGCATCACCTACAACCAGTACAGCAACGGCAATGCTTCCCTGTTAATGGATACAGACATTACCGTGCAAAACTTTAACCAAAATGCTGCTGTGTAA